The following are encoded together in the Clostridium sp. 'White wine YQ' genome:
- a CDS encoding MFS transporter, producing MEKSNKDISRWSILIVVLMSTFMSALDGSIVNVALPKMAKELNVTTSSIQLVATSYLIAIAGTVLIFGRLGDMLGKAKMFKFGLGLFAFGSLLCGITRSFPVLIIARIVQAIGAAGTMANNQGIITEVFPGNERGKALGFLGTSVALGSLVGPGLGGIIVGTASWEFIFLINVPIGVIALFYAFKLLPNTHKIVQGKIDSVGAILFMLAIVPLFGALDEGLSRGFTNPIILVSFAVAIISFIVFIFVEKRKENPLLQLSIFSNKLFSLSIFCGFITFVAIFCNNIILPFYLQDVMSYTPEHTGLILMVYPLILAVAAPVSGHLSDKIGSEKLTFIGLVLISVGLLLMSTLNEKSTLLIMVIFIGAMSIGMGLFQSPNNSLIMSTVPKSKLGIAGSVNALVRNLGMVCGIALATTLLYSMMSSKIGYRVTDYVAGRNDAFIYGMRIVYIAAGIISLVGAILTFYRLSKKDKDADVGINLNMEGK from the coding sequence GTGGAAAAATCAAATAAGGATATAAGTAGGTGGTCAATACTAATAGTAGTATTAATGTCCACATTTATGTCTGCTTTAGATGGTAGTATTGTGAATGTAGCACTACCTAAAATGGCTAAAGAACTAAATGTAACAACATCAAGTATTCAATTAGTAGCAACAAGTTATTTAATAGCCATAGCTGGAACGGTATTAATATTTGGAAGATTAGGAGATATGTTAGGAAAAGCAAAGATGTTTAAATTCGGATTAGGATTATTTGCTTTTGGATCGTTACTTTGTGGAATAACAAGATCATTTCCAGTACTTATTATAGCAAGAATAGTGCAGGCTATTGGAGCAGCAGGAACAATGGCAAATAATCAAGGGATCATTACGGAAGTATTTCCCGGGAATGAAAGAGGAAAAGCTCTTGGATTTTTAGGAACATCTGTTGCTTTGGGATCTTTAGTAGGACCTGGATTAGGTGGGATTATAGTGGGTACAGCAAGCTGGGAATTTATATTCTTAATAAATGTACCAATTGGAGTAATTGCACTGTTTTATGCATTTAAGTTATTACCCAATACTCATAAGATTGTACAAGGTAAGATAGATAGTGTGGGAGCTATTCTATTTATGCTTGCCATAGTTCCACTTTTTGGAGCACTAGATGAAGGATTAAGCCGTGGCTTTACAAACCCAATAATTTTAGTGAGCTTTGCAGTAGCAATTATTTCGTTTATAGTATTTATCTTTGTTGAGAAGAGAAAAGAAAATCCACTTTTACAGTTAAGTATATTTAGTAATAAGTTGTTTTCCTTAAGTATATTTTGTGGATTTATAACCTTTGTAGCGATATTCTGCAATAACATTATTTTACCTTTTTACCTTCAAGATGTAATGAGTTATACGCCAGAACATACAGGGTTAATACTTATGGTTTATCCTTTAATATTAGCAGTTGCAGCACCGGTGAGCGGACATCTATCAGATAAGATTGGATCAGAAAAATTGACTTTTATAGGATTGGTATTAATAAGCGTAGGATTATTACTAATGTCAACATTAAATGAAAAATCAACTTTGCTAATCATGGTTATATTTATTGGAGCAATGTCTATTGGTATGGGATTATTTCAATCACCTAATAATTCTCTTATAATGTCAACTGTACCCAAAAGTAAGCTTGGAATAGCAGGAAGTGTAAACGCACTTGTAAGAAATCTAGGTATGGTATGTGGAATAGCCTTAGCAACAACACTTTTATATAGTATGATGAGCTCTAAGATAGGATATCGTGTTACTGATTATGTAGCAGGAAGAAATGATGCATTTATATATGGAATGAGGATTGTATATATAGCTGCAGGAATAATAAGTCTTGTTGGAGCAATATTAACTTTTTATAGATTATCTAAAAAAGATAAAGATGCTGATGTTGGTATAAATTTAAATATGGAGGGGAAATAA
- a CDS encoding TetR/AcrR family transcriptional regulator translates to MEKKLGRPRSEKTKSDILNAAYDLLIETGFGTVTVEKIAERAKVSKATIYKWWPNKAAVVMDGFLNATNVELPIPDTGSIIEDMFIQVDNFVKFLTTRKGNVITEIIAEGQYDSKLADIYRNAYFIPRRDISKQILERGILRGEVNKGLDLEICIDLIWGPIFYRLLVTGAEIDEIFIRKLIDYAFEGIKI, encoded by the coding sequence ATGGAAAAGAAATTAGGTCGACCAAGAAGCGAAAAAACAAAGTCGGACATTCTTAACGCAGCATATGATTTGTTAATTGAGACTGGTTTTGGGACAGTTACTGTGGAAAAGATTGCAGAAAGAGCAAAGGTAAGTAAAGCTACTATTTATAAATGGTGGCCTAATAAGGCAGCTGTTGTCATGGATGGTTTTTTAAATGCTACAAATGTAGAACTTCCGATACCAGATACTGGTTCAATTATAGAGGACATGTTTATTCAAGTAGATAATTTTGTAAAGTTTCTAACTACTAGAAAAGGAAATGTAATTACAGAAATAATAGCAGAAGGACAATATGATTCTAAATTAGCTGATATTTATCGTAATGCATATTTTATTCCAAGACGAGATATATCAAAACAGATATTAGAACGTGGTATTTTGAGGGGGGAAGTAAATAAAGGTTTAGATTTAGAAATATGTATTGATTTAATTTGGGGTCCTATATTCTATAGATTATTAGTAACAGGAGCAGAAATTGATGAAATTTTTATAAGAAAACTTATAGATTATGCATTTGAAGGAATTAAAATATAA
- a CDS encoding HlyD family secretion protein, with translation MEKSLKTTTSKKGKGKLIIAIVAVLVIALGGFGVKYYIDQKSYVSTDDAKITGDILNASSKIPGKVVKINIHEGDTVKKGQVLFTLETEQLQYQLNQSQAALDVAKAQLAKVEGGARAEEVAGAQALVDQASASLGGADTTKSNLQSTLDDVQSQYNSLIAQMGSFKNPSTGEYDANYAINQLDTARAKGLLTEAEYTVKAQAVEQLFQGKLQYENQINQLKGQIKTVDSQIGTAKAGLDGAKSKLNLTNAGASDKDVAIVEAQVSAAQASYDLAKLNFSNSEIKAPADGTVVQLNIHEGDMIAAGQAAVSVVDLGKLQVTANILEGDLEHISPSEKVNMTIDSFPGVTFTGTVKEKALATSSVFSLFSSENASGNFTKVSQRVPVKITLDSTDKTLIPGMSVEVKVKIK, from the coding sequence ATGGAGAAGTCATTAAAAACAACTACTTCAAAAAAAGGTAAGGGGAAATTAATAATTGCAATAGTTGCGGTATTAGTAATTGCTTTAGGTGGTTTTGGAGTTAAATATTATATAGATCAAAAGAGTTACGTAAGCACAGATGATGCAAAAATAACTGGAGATATATTAAATGCCAGCTCAAAAATACCAGGCAAAGTTGTAAAAATTAATATTCATGAAGGTGACACAGTAAAAAAAGGGCAAGTATTATTCACTTTAGAAACAGAACAACTTCAATATCAATTAAACCAATCTCAAGCAGCTTTAGATGTAGCTAAAGCACAACTAGCAAAAGTTGAAGGTGGAGCTCGAGCTGAAGAAGTTGCTGGTGCTCAAGCCCTTGTAGATCAAGCTAGTGCTTCCCTAGGTGGCGCTGATACAACAAAATCAAACCTTCAAAGTACGTTAGATGACGTTCAGTCACAATATAATAGTTTAATAGCTCAAATGGGTAGTTTCAAGAATCCTTCTACTGGAGAATATGATGCTAATTATGCTATTAATCAATTAGATACTGCAAGAGCAAAAGGCTTACTTACAGAAGCAGAGTATACTGTTAAGGCTCAAGCTGTTGAACAATTATTCCAAGGCAAACTACAATATGAAAATCAAATAAACCAATTAAAGGGACAAATTAAAACAGTTGATTCTCAAATTGGTACCGCAAAAGCTGGTTTAGATGGAGCAAAAAGTAAGCTAAACCTAACTAATGCTGGTGCATCTGATAAAGATGTTGCTATAGTTGAAGCTCAAGTTAGTGCTGCGCAAGCTTCTTATGACCTAGCTAAATTAAATTTCAGTAATTCAGAAATAAAAGCTCCTGCTGATGGAACTGTTGTTCAATTAAACATACACGAAGGTGATATGATTGCTGCAGGACAAGCTGCTGTTTCTGTAGTAGATTTAGGTAAACTTCAAGTAACTGCTAATATCTTAGAAGGTGACTTAGAGCACATAAGCCCAAGCGAAAAGGTTAATATGACTATAGATTCTTTCCCTGGTGTTACTTTTACAGGTACAGTTAAGGAAAAGGCTTTAGCAACCTCTTCAGTTTTCAGCTTATTTAGTTCAGAAAATGCATCTGGTAACTTTACTAAGGTAAGTCAAAGAGTGCCAGTTAAAATAACTTTAGATTCAACTGACAAAACATTAATTCCTGGAATGTCTGTAGAAGTTAAAGTAAAGATTAAATAG
- a CDS encoding GNAT family N-acetyltransferase yields MIIREAEIKDLDELLEIYNYEVKHGVATLDLEPKTMEEWKEWFYMHNIDNHPLYVAEVDNCVAGYASLSSYREKEAFKTTVELSIYIGADYRKKGIAAALMEFILKEAKKDERTHTVVSVITSGNEASQKLHEKFGFEFCGTIKEVGMKFGEYRDIDNYRLGV; encoded by the coding sequence ATGATAATAAGAGAAGCTGAAATTAAGGATTTAGATGAACTTTTAGAGATATACAATTATGAAGTAAAGCATGGAGTAGCTACTTTGGATCTAGAGCCTAAAACCATGGAGGAATGGAAAGAGTGGTTTTATATGCATAATATAGACAATCATCCTTTATATGTTGCAGAGGTGGACAATTGTGTTGCAGGCTATGCATCCTTGTCATCATATCGTGAAAAGGAAGCATTTAAGACTACTGTAGAACTATCAATATATATCGGGGCAGATTATAGAAAAAAGGGAATTGCAGCTGCTCTCATGGAGTTTATTTTGAAGGAAGCTAAGAAAGATGAAAGGACACATACGGTAGTTTCTGTTATTACATCAGGAAATGAAGCTAGCCAAAAGCTGCACGAAAAATTTGGATTTGAGTTTTGTGGAACTATTAAAGAAGTGGGAATGAAGTTCGGAGAATATAGGGATATTGACAATTATAGGCTTGGTGTGTAG
- a CDS encoding L,D-transpeptidase family protein — translation MRNIKIKEYLKSKTTGNIIIALALIVLIYLSVSLYFGKHFFFNTVINGVDVSLKSHEDVGGIFKSHVEGYKLQLNERNGVTEEIIGQDIDMKYNEQNNISEVYEKQKSIKWITAILKKQKYYVDDLYSYNKTNLGKKINELSCLKKDIIEPKNVSFKYSNGSYEVIEEVYGNKVLKENLNKAIENSILQGDAELDLSTSKCYENPKYTLKSDKTTETKNLLDKYVTTKITYKFGSKDEVLDGDTISKWLNVDEDLEVVISEKAVKEYLQELSSKYDTVGITRKFKSSIGKIVEVKGGFYGWKLNSIAEAKALLENIKIGEVAEKEPIYTQKALYRDEDDIGKTYVEIDITRQHLWFYKNGKLITQGDVVTGNPNRGNSTKLGTYMLNYKQKGSTLRGENYEADVTYWMPFNGNIGIHDASWRYSFGGEIYKNDGTHGCVNAPLYLAKTIFENIEEGTPVICYEE, via the coding sequence ATGAGGAACATTAAAATCAAAGAGTATTTAAAAAGCAAAACTACAGGAAATATTATTATTGCATTAGCTTTAATTGTGCTAATTTATTTGAGCGTTTCGTTATATTTTGGTAAGCATTTCTTTTTTAATACAGTGATTAATGGAGTAGATGTTTCATTAAAGTCACATGAAGATGTAGGTGGTATATTTAAAAGTCATGTTGAGGGTTATAAGTTACAACTGAATGAAAGAAATGGAGTAACAGAAGAAATAATAGGACAAGATATAGATATGAAATATAATGAACAGAACAATATTTCTGAAGTATATGAAAAGCAAAAATCAATTAAATGGATAACAGCAATATTAAAAAAACAAAAGTATTATGTAGATGATTTATATTCTTACAATAAAACTAATTTAGGGAAAAAGATAAATGAATTAAGTTGCTTAAAGAAAGACATTATTGAGCCTAAAAATGTGAGTTTTAAATATTCAAATGGGTCATATGAAGTGATTGAAGAGGTATATGGTAATAAAGTACTTAAGGAAAACTTAAATAAAGCTATAGAAAATAGCATACTACAAGGAGACGCTGAATTGGATTTAAGCACCAGTAAATGCTATGAAAATCCAAAGTACACTTTAAAATCTGACAAGACTACTGAAACTAAAAATTTACTCGATAAATATGTAACAACAAAAATTACTTATAAATTTGGGAGTAAAGATGAAGTATTAGATGGAGATACAATAAGTAAGTGGTTAAATGTTGATGAGGATTTAGAAGTAGTAATAAGCGAAAAGGCAGTTAAAGAATATTTACAAGAGTTAAGCAGTAAATATGATACAGTAGGTATAACAAGAAAGTTTAAATCATCTATAGGTAAAATAGTAGAAGTTAAAGGTGGCTTTTATGGATGGAAGCTTAATAGTATAGCAGAAGCAAAGGCGTTACTGGAAAATATAAAGATTGGAGAAGTAGCGGAAAAAGAGCCTATATATACTCAAAAAGCTTTATATAGGGATGAGGATGATATAGGAAAAACTTATGTAGAAATTGATATAACAAGACAACATTTATGGTTTTATAAAAATGGAAAGCTAATAACTCAAGGGGATGTAGTAACAGGAAACCCTAATAGAGGAAATTCCACGAAGCTTGGGACATATATGCTTAATTATAAACAAAAAGGATCTACTTTAAGAGGTGAAAATTATGAAGCGGATGTAACATATTGGATGCCTTTTAATGGGAATATAGGAATACATGATGCAAGTTGGCGATATTCTTTTGGAGGAGAGATATATAAGAATGATGGAACTCATGGTTGTGTAAATGCTCCATTATATTTAGCGAAAACAATTTTTGAGAATATTGAAGAAGGAACGCCTGTTATTTGCTATGAAGAATAG
- a CDS encoding GNAT family N-acetyltransferase, translating into MSAQVGNCPSLETTRLLLRKLSITDVDELFEVFSDEETTYHVPREKHENKNVTYNHLKNLIKGMNEGRSLVWSVIDKVDNRIIGTVSCYFKLDKAASIGSVISRQYWGRGIASEALNEVIKFGFDRMEFIRIEGKCEASNIASEKVLKKLGMTYEGTLRKEVIIKGQPRDAKVYSILIEEFRTY; encoded by the coding sequence TTGAGTGCTCAAGTTGGTAACTGTCCAAGTCTAGAAACGACAAGACTACTTCTTAGAAAGTTGTCTATAACAGACGTAGATGAATTGTTTGAGGTCTTTTCGGATGAAGAAACTACTTACCACGTACCAAGAGAAAAACATGAGAACAAAAATGTAACATATAATCATTTGAAAAACTTGATTAAAGGAATGAATGAGGGGAGATCCTTAGTCTGGTCAGTTATTGATAAGGTTGATAATAGGATAATCGGAACAGTGAGTTGTTACTTTAAGCTAGATAAAGCTGCGTCTATTGGGTCAGTTATAAGCAGGCAATATTGGGGAAGGGGGATTGCATCAGAGGCATTAAATGAGGTCATTAAGTTCGGCTTTGATAGAATGGAATTTATTCGTATTGAAGGAAAATGTGAGGCAAGTAATATAGCATCTGAGAAAGTATTAAAAAAGTTAGGAATGACATATGAAGGAACATTAAGAAAAGAAGTGATTATTAAAGGGCAGCCAAGAGATGCAAAAGTATACTCAATATTAATAGAGGAATTTAGGACTTACTAA
- a CDS encoding MarR family winged helix-turn-helix transcriptional regulator, translated as MNTKRQGGFLISKIHQLSGRIFTGKLKKHDLYEINSAQGRIIFVLWQNDEISIQELAKKTALEKSTLTRMLERLENSGYLNRIPSEDDRRKTIVKLTHKNERLKDDYEQVSNDMLDLFYKGFTEQDIVNFEAYLNKIYFNLLNFEENKNKNK; from the coding sequence ATGAATACAAAAAGACAAGGTGGATTTTTAATTTCTAAAATACATCAACTATCAGGTCGCATTTTTACAGGGAAACTTAAGAAGCATGATCTTTATGAAATAAACTCAGCACAAGGAAGAATTATATTTGTGTTATGGCAAAATGATGAGATATCAATTCAAGAATTAGCTAAAAAAACTGCACTAGAAAAGTCAACACTTACAAGAATGCTCGAAAGACTTGAAAATTCAGGATATCTTAATCGTATCCCTTCTGAAGATGATCGTCGCAAGACTATAGTTAAGCTTACCCATAAAAATGAAAGGCTTAAAGATGATTATGAGCAAGTTTCTAACGACATGTTAGACCTATTTTATAAAGGCTTCACAGAGCAAGATATAGTTAACTTTGAAGCTTATCTTAATAAAATTTATTTTAATCTTTTAAACTTTGAAGAGAACAAAAACAAAAATAAATAA
- a CDS encoding TetR/AcrR family transcriptional regulator, with protein MDKNKAQDTKQKLIDAAIEVFSEKGFDGARVDEIAARANINKAMLYYYFNSKEKLFEELIKQYKEDVKNLKNSLLKDVDLDNDKDIDKLFAGMYDFMYEKKDILRIIMIESLKSTSQDVTIFSSLLPSIDLKLSNLKDKGVEVEDTTSVMINSFFYMLLPAAGFIILGDRWMDFYDFDKKEAKKKFLESYKEIRKNFIHKKVNKEI; from the coding sequence TTGGATAAAAACAAAGCTCAGGATACAAAACAGAAGCTAATAGATGCAGCTATCGAGGTTTTTTCTGAAAAAGGTTTTGACGGCGCTAGAGTAGACGAAATTGCAGCTAGGGCAAATATAAATAAGGCAATGCTTTATTACTATTTTAATAGCAAAGAAAAACTTTTTGAAGAATTGATTAAGCAATATAAAGAGGATGTAAAAAATTTAAAAAACAGCTTACTTAAAGATGTTGACTTAGATAATGATAAAGATATAGATAAGTTATTCGCTGGAATGTATGATTTTATGTATGAAAAGAAAGATATCTTAAGAATTATTATGATAGAATCTCTTAAATCTACGTCCCAAGATGTAACAATATTTAGCTCTCTTCTTCCTTCTATAGATCTTAAGTTATCAAACTTAAAAGACAAAGGAGTAGAGGTTGAAGATACCACGAGCGTTATGATTAATTCTTTTTTCTATATGCTTTTACCAGCAGCAGGATTTATTATTTTAGGCGATCGATGGATGGATTTTTATGACTTTGATAAAAAAGAAGCCAAGAAGAAATTCTTAGAAAGCTATAAAGAAATAAGAAAAAACTTTATTCACAAAAAAGTTAATAAGGAAATTTAG
- a CDS encoding MFS transporter has product MENLNYESSKTKPILTNLLIMVMSISCGLTVANLYYIQPLLADIAKTFNVSEISVGSAAMLTQVGYAVGMILILPLGDIKERRGLITLMLLFSVLSLSSMFFSQNITMLMISSFAVGFTSIIPQLIIPLAAQLSNPEERGKIIGTIMSGLLIGILVSRTFSGILGGYYGWRIVYIIAAVMMIVLMIALNKLIPICTPVSDVKYIELLKSMARLIKSESALREASINGAMMFAAFSAFWTSLTFLLESSHYNMGPQAAGLFGLVGISGALAAPLVGRLADKKGPRFVIGICISIVILSYLLFLLLGFKVFGLILGVIFLDLGVQSCNVSNQTRVHSLNEEMRNRINTIYMVSFFLGGAFGSFLGSYSYAHFGWYGVCTFGIITQIVAIIVHKTAK; this is encoded by the coding sequence ATGGAAAATCTCAATTATGAATCTTCAAAAACTAAGCCTATATTAACAAATTTATTAATTATGGTTATGTCTATATCTTGTGGACTTACTGTTGCAAATTTATATTATATCCAGCCCTTGCTAGCAGATATAGCTAAAACCTTTAATGTAAGTGAAATCAGCGTAGGTTCCGCAGCAATGTTAACTCAAGTAGGCTACGCTGTTGGAATGATTCTTATATTACCCCTTGGAGATATAAAAGAAAGACGTGGACTAATTACATTAATGCTTTTATTTTCAGTTCTATCTCTTTCTAGTATGTTTTTTTCTCAAAATATAACAATGCTAATGATTTCATCCTTTGCAGTTGGATTTACTTCTATTATTCCTCAACTTATTATCCCTTTAGCTGCCCAGTTATCAAATCCAGAAGAAAGAGGGAAAATAATAGGAACAATAATGAGTGGTTTGTTAATTGGTATTCTAGTATCGCGTACCTTTAGTGGTATTTTAGGTGGTTATTATGGATGGAGAATAGTATACATTATTGCTGCAGTTATGATGATTGTTTTAATGATTGCTTTAAATAAACTAATACCTATATGTACCCCTGTTTCTGATGTTAAATATATTGAGTTATTAAAATCTATGGCTAGATTGATTAAAAGTGAATCCGCCTTAAGAGAAGCATCAATTAATGGAGCTATGATGTTTGCAGCTTTTAGTGCATTTTGGACATCTCTTACATTCCTACTTGAAAGTTCTCATTATAACATGGGACCTCAGGCAGCTGGTTTATTTGGATTAGTTGGAATCAGTGGTGCTTTGGCGGCTCCTTTAGTTGGTAGGCTAGCTGATAAAAAAGGGCCTAGATTTGTTATAGGTATCTGCATTTCCATAGTTATACTATCTTACTTGCTATTTCTTTTACTAGGCTTTAAGGTTTTTGGTTTAATTTTAGGTGTTATTTTTCTTGATTTAGGAGTCCAATCATGTAATGTTTCCAATCAAACAAGAGTTCATTCTTTAAATGAAGAAATGCGTAATAGAATTAATACAATCTATATGGTAAGTTTTTTTCTTGGCGGCGCATTTGGTTCTTTCCTAGGTTCCTATAGCTATGCTCACTTTGGTTGGTATGGAGTTTGTACTTTCGGAATTATAACTCAAATAGTAGCAATCATTGTCCATAAAACTGCCAAATAG
- a CDS encoding cupin domain-containing protein, which translates to MYSTYRGYPNPYFIVPPMYDPYYSNYPSPYFFNPPVYDMNYPKDLYADAADFDSRFFFPEPVMESNPIQLKDYGPQPFVVNINDVTKQNNTFRTALWTGEHLQVTLMSIDVGDDIGLEIHPDVDQFIRLEDGEGLVKIGKDKDRLDFQAKVYDEFAIMIPAGTWHNVINTGNRPLKVYSIYAPPQHPHDTVHQTKADAQAAE; encoded by the coding sequence ATGTATAGTACTTATAGGGGATATCCAAACCCTTATTTCATAGTTCCACCAATGTATGACCCATACTATAGTAACTATCCAAGTCCTTATTTTTTTAATCCACCAGTATACGATATGAATTATCCAAAAGATCTCTATGCTGATGCAGCAGATTTTGATTCAAGATTCTTCTTCCCAGAACCAGTAATGGAAAGTAATCCAATTCAACTTAAGGATTATGGGCCACAACCATTTGTTGTTAATATTAATGATGTTACAAAGCAAAACAATACTTTTCGTACAGCATTATGGACAGGAGAACATCTACAAGTTACCTTAATGAGTATCGATGTTGGGGATGATATAGGTTTAGAAATTCATCCAGATGTTGATCAGTTTATCCGTCTTGAAGATGGTGAAGGGCTTGTTAAAATAGGAAAAGATAAAGATAGATTGGATTTTCAAGCAAAAGTCTATGATGAATTTGCAATTATGATTCCTGCAGGTACATGGCACAATGTTATCAATACTGGAAATAGGCCGTTAAAGGTATATTCTATCTATGCACCACCTCAACATCCACATGATACAGTTCATCAGACCAAAGCAGATGCGCAAGCAGCTGAATAA
- a CDS encoding DHA2 family efflux MFS transporter permease subunit, with product MDKHDERYMWLCLSVIVVGTFMAILDSSIVNVAIPKMMTIFGAAENQIEWVLTGYMLTMSIVIPLTGYLTDRFGGKNIYIFALIVFTIGSALCGLATSTNTMVASRVVQAIGGGMIMPVGMTMLLQTVPLEKRGLALGVWGIAAMAAPAIGPTLSGYIVQYMNWRLIFTINIPVGVIGVTLAVLLLRNSPKNYNKRFDFGGAITSATCLYTLLLALAKVSDKGWTSPYTIVLFTISFVSLIAFIIIELNHSEPLLDLRVTKNFPFTLSLIISTVTTIAMFGAIFLMPIYMQNLRGYSAMQSGMMMLPQAIVTGIMMPISGKLFDRYGAKWLTIIGLIIVSGCTYMLSKLTLDTPYSTVTLIMAVRGFGNGLAMMPMQTEGMNSVPQELTARATALNTTIRQVAGSLGIAILTTILQSRQAFHTVIFGQSINTNSPTLAKAQALLQGAATVKGMNPSEGKSLLFLQVYGQVAKSATVVAMNDTFIVATGICIAGVIISFFIKKKTSNQNRTEIEPVNME from the coding sequence ATGGATAAACATGATGAACGCTACATGTGGTTATGTCTTTCAGTTATTGTTGTAGGAACCTTTATGGCAATTCTTGATTCAAGTATTGTAAATGTAGCTATTCCAAAGATGATGACCATTTTTGGTGCGGCCGAAAATCAAATTGAATGGGTACTCACAGGTTATATGTTAACTATGAGTATCGTAATCCCTCTTACGGGTTATTTAACTGATAGATTTGGTGGAAAAAACATTTATATCTTTGCATTAATTGTCTTTACAATAGGTTCTGCACTTTGTGGATTGGCTACTAGTACAAATACTATGGTAGCTTCTAGAGTTGTGCAAGCAATTGGGGGAGGTATGATTATGCCTGTGGGTATGACCATGCTACTTCAAACAGTACCTCTTGAAAAGCGCGGACTAGCCTTAGGTGTCTGGGGAATCGCTGCCATGGCTGCTCCAGCAATTGGACCTACACTAAGTGGATATATAGTTCAATATATGAATTGGAGATTGATATTTACTATTAATATTCCTGTAGGGGTTATTGGTGTTACTCTAGCTGTTCTTCTTTTAAGGAATTCTCCCAAAAACTATAATAAAAGATTCGATTTTGGTGGAGCTATTACATCAGCGACCTGTTTATATACGTTGCTACTAGCTCTAGCAAAGGTTTCTGATAAAGGTTGGACATCTCCTTATACAATTGTACTATTTACCATATCTTTCGTGTCCTTAATAGCCTTTATCATTATAGAATTAAATCATTCTGAACCATTATTAGATCTTAGAGTAACTAAAAATTTTCCATTCACTCTAAGTTTAATAATAAGTACTGTAACTACTATCGCTATGTTTGGTGCAATATTCTTAATGCCTATTTATATGCAAAACTTAAGAGGATATTCTGCGATGCAAAGTGGAATGATGATGCTTCCCCAAGCAATAGTTACTGGAATAATGATGCCAATAAGCGGAAAACTTTTTGACCGTTATGGCGCTAAATGGCTTACTATAATTGGACTTATCATCGTATCTGGTTGTACTTATATGTTAAGTAAATTAACCTTAGATACTCCCTATAGTACTGTTACATTAATAATGGCTGTAAGAGGTTTTGGTAATGGACTTGCTATGATGCCGATGCAGACTGAAGGTATGAACTCAGTTCCCCAGGAACTAACTGCAAGAGCTACTGCATTAAATACAACTATTAGACAAGTTGCTGGCTCTCTTGGTATAGCTATATTAACCACAATTCTACAAAGCAGACAAGCTTTCCATACAGTAATATTTGGGCAATCAATAAACACCAATTCTCCAACACTTGCAAAAGCTCAAGCATTGCTACAAGGAGCTGCTACAGTAAAGGGAATGAATCCCTCCGAAGGGAAAAGTTTATTATTTTTACAAGTATACGGGCAGGTTGCAAAATCTGCAACAGTAGTAGCAATGAATGATACCTTTATAGTTGCAACCGGAATATGTATTGCAGGCGTAATAATATCATTTTTTATAAAGAAAAAAACATCAAATCAAAATAGAACTGAAATTGAACCAGTAAATATGGAATAA
- a CDS encoding pyridoxamine 5'-phosphate oxidase family protein: MSNEEIIKKSIELMNSSNIAMVGSNGADGFPNIKAMIKIETEGLTKIWFSTNTSNKRVAQFRKDPKACVYFTDLEKWTGLMLVGTIEVLEDPKIKERFWSEGCEVYYPLGVTDPDYCILCFTAKWGNYYKSLINTTFEL, encoded by the coding sequence TTGAGTAATGAAGAGATTATAAAAAAGTCAATTGAATTAATGAATAGCAGCAATATAGCTATGGTAGGGTCAAATGGTGCTGATGGTTTTCCAAATATTAAGGCCATGATAAAAATAGAAACTGAAGGGCTCACCAAAATCTGGTTTAGCACAAACACTTCAAATAAAAGAGTTGCACAGTTTAGAAAAGATCCAAAGGCGTGTGTTTACTTTACAGATCTTGAAAAATGGACAGGCTTAATGCTAGTTGGAACCATTGAAGTACTTGAAGATCCCAAGATAAAGGAGAGATTCTGGTCTGAGGGCTGTGAAGTATATTATCCTCTTGGAGTAACAGATCCCGATTACTGCATTTTATGTTTTACTGCTAAATGGGGAAACTACTATAAATCTTTAATCAATACAACATTCGAATTATAA